In Styela clava chromosome 10, kaStyClav1.hap1.2, whole genome shotgun sequence, the sequence ATTCATAAGTTTATCTAACCTCATCAGACAATGCTCTTCCGGAACTTGCTTTCTGTCTGCTAGATACTATATTACCCTGCCTAAATGTTTGCGTTCGATACACCAATTCGATGCGGATTTTCGTCGCTGCCGGTGCCGTTCTGCCGACGATTAAAATTTAATAGCTTTACTTTCTATTTTATCTTGACTGTGGTTACCAAAATGATGAACCGTACTCCTGCCAGTGATTTCAGCTCGACTAATGACAATATGACTTCGTTTGTCAACTTTTCCACTTTAAGATTTTCGTCAGGAAAACCATCCGATACAATCAAGGCCAGGGAACTATTTTAGCCTCATACCTATGTTTCATCACAAATGAGGAATTGTGTAACAATATGATTTATTTAGTAGTAACAGTCATTCTCTTTTTACAGTTCATCAGTCAAAAATCTGTACTCTATAACAAGGTTTCAATCGCTGATCATCAGGAAACTATAATTTTGCTCAAACCATgcaacttgaaaaaataatggaGGAAAATATACAGgcaactgtaaaaaaaaaactgaacaaaTTTTTACATTCTTCATTCAAGGGTTATGTTGGGTTTGCATCAACTTTAAAATCcatttgtgaaatgcagaacaAAATGTGGGTGCTATGTCtcaaaattgaagtaaatttATTGGGCATCGAAGAACCGGCATAAAAAAACACGACAAAATAGATATAGTTAGTCTTAGCATTGAATACTTATAAAAGCATACCCGATCGGCATATTTTCAGGTAAAGTACTGGATGTTAAGAAAGCACTGTAGCACCAAATGACCTCCAAAACTGTCACATTCTCACatattaataaaagaaaaatctaCTCCGCAACAAAACTACTGGGTGGCACCCCTAATACAATCAATCTCTAGCTATATCGATAGTTTTCTAATAAGAAatgatcgaaaaaaaaatttcatatcagTGCATTTACATCCAACACTATACACATATCCATGTCTAGCAAATTTATGAGGGAAGAACATGGATGGGAAAAGCAAAAGCCTTATAATCACCATTGACAACTTGCATGCATGTAAGTATGTTTTCCGATGGGCAAGGCAGCAGCTACATATTCTAAGCGTTGTTATTATACAAGGTTCACTAAAACACTGATTTCGAATAGTCCTGGCggaaaaataatacagcgatcAGGGTCAAACTTTGGTATCATTAACCGGACTACAATTCATCGTCAAGAAATTCCAAATATGGATGGAGGACCCTTCTGAATATGGAGATAATTTCCTAAATAAGTTTGTTCAAACAACAAAAGCATATATTACATGTATAGATCAATTCACATCGAGCATGTCACATAGACATTTTCGTATTTGAActcgaaaaaaaataattttatttgaaagtctATTTGTTTTATAGTCTCAGAATAGCAGTTCGAACCTCACAGGAGGTTATTTTGTCGTCTAGGATGAAGATGCGTTTATGCAGGTAGGCTGAGTTTCTTCCCTTTCAGCACTAAAACGGAGAAAGATTCGCATTAAATCATAAGTGTAAGAGAGTTGACGTGAATGTCCTGGATTACAGATCATATGTCATCAGAAGTGAGGCTCTGCATTTCTTTAATACCGTCTGAAATACACAGACACAAGGACTCTAGCAGAGAGATACATAGCCAAACCCAAGGTCAGTGCGATTAGTAATGTATCAAGTAGTGTTGTATCAGAGACAAGCACATGGTAGAAAATAGTTTATTTGGAAGcacacgaaaaaaaaaaatctacgctcaaaatgtaaaataattgtttgGAATATTAAACACATCGAAACATAACAGAAtgtaaatcaaaaattattcaaatctgGGAATTTTCAGACTTAATGCACAACCCAGCTACATATGTTCCAAATTTCAATGAATCAAAAAATGGTATTAATCATTTTAAATGATGAAAGTCTGcacttttttaaatgaatttcattTATTACTTAAAATATAGCCAATACTTCACACTCACCTTTCGAGACATACAGGTAGAAGAAGTCGCAGTATAAGATAGTTTGAACACATCCAGCAACGATAGCGATCAGATCAAAGAATCCTTCGAAGTAATAACGCCAGATCCAGTTCACAAGGTATAGTGCTCTGTACATTCCTGTGAATAATAGTTATTACGGTATATTAAATGTGACAAGAAAATCAGCAACTTGGATAGGATATTCAAAGACATGATCAATTCCAAATCTGGAGGGCTACTCCTTTTCCTCCAAAATGTAAATTTATCTCACAGCATAGATTAAGATTTTATCCACAATAAGcaaaaagaattagaaactcaaAAGTTAAATTTACCCAGGGCGAATAGGTAATGTGTAGTAATTGTTTCTGCTTCTCCAGTTTTGGTAATCATGAACAGCTGTGGAAGGATGGCAACAGATTCCAAGTAAATACTGAATGTCCAGAGAATCTTGAAAAGTAAATAGTGTGGTCATTACGAGTAATAACATAATTCACTCTGCTCCTTTCTCGCAAGTATAAATTATTCCATCCTCTAGTTCTGCTACTTTAAAATTCTTCTCAGTAATTCGTAAACGTATTGATACCCAAACATTTCACAAACATACCATATacaccaaattttgttattcGTAAGTCTTGTATTATCTCCCCCTATCAGCAATTATTATGAACTATggtatgttttatttgtttctcCTGAAAATTGAAGTGCCATCCTATTTATAATAAAGGGAAGGAATATTTTATGCTCTACTATCAAAATTGAGAACTTATTAAAATACCTCAAGCGGTGAAAACTCATGGTTCACCAGAAATGCGAGACCTCCAACAGGTACGATAAGAAATTCAAGTCTGAGAGTATCATGATTTCCATCGTACGTTGCTTTGAATTTAATATAGATCAAATAAACAGTGGCAAATGCGCAGGAAATGTAGATAATctgtaatgaaaaaaaagaattagaGCATAACTCATCAGAGAAATCCAATCAGTATCAGTCatcacaaatataaaaaaagatcATCTACTTACTTTCATAACGGAATTGTAAGCAGAAATAAAGTTGGTGAACAGATCAAGATATCTTGTTGCAAAAACCAATGCAAAGAGTACTTGACTTTTTCCAGATATTCCTGTAAAATTAGGTAATTTGAACAATCTAAATTGGATTTAGGCCAAAAATTCTTGCTAAGCATCTTTTCTTAAGTAATTAAAACTGATATTTCACGAAACAGTGTTTTTCACGAAgcatagaaaataataaaactgagCATCATAAGCAAGCACAGttgtctcaaaataaaaaatacaaacgaTTATCACCTGCACACGACCTCGTCTTCCATATTTTGGCAAGTAGGATCATAATAGCAAGAAGATGGGAAAGATCACCGGTCAATCGGAAAATATTCATCTTTGATAACAGTGTGTTTCACGATAACTGcactattttatttaattttgattggaATCAGTAAAAATCCCtatacaattttttaaaattcagctATTTGCTGTTGAAAACCGAAATAGGTATTGAATATGCAAGGCTCGAGGgagaaaaattaaaacatttcaaagcaaGCAGTGCTGAATTCACTTGCCAAAAATGAATCTGCCAGTATTGAAGTTTTATCAAGaaatgataaattattatttaatactcAATATTAACAAAAACCTGCAGCTTCATCACTAGACAACTTTGTCATTAAGAGTAGTCGGATAGCAGGGTAGTGGGAACTTTCAATTATTACAGTAGATTTAAGATAAACAAATAATAAGTTTGTGGTCAAGAAATAGCAAAGTTCAGAAGTTATTGCTTTTCAGTACTGCTGGGTCTCAGACTAGATGAACAACCAGAAAATTGTAatcaaaattctgaaattaagGTCGATCAAGAAGCCGCTGTTATTTTATGCTCAATTCTGCATTTATCAAACTATAAATAagacaatcaaaaaatataataaaatttccttctgatatatttaattgaagtgatttttttcattactgtTGGGATTGAAATATACAGTCGGCAATACCAATGTTAGTTAGACaaactgtttaattaaaatatcctGAATCTGAAAATTATAAACATCAAGATTTCCATATCAAACAATTGAATACTGTAATAGGAACTCGtcgtaaaaatattatattatgctCTATAATGGGAAATGATATCGcctgtattttaattttagatatTTGTAGCTTTGAATCACCCCACACACACTGTTATCGGTTGCGTAAGGTTACGttatttatattcttttgtcacaaTGCAAATTCAAGGTGTACGAAACACTGGAGCCATACCCGAACTTATCAAAGTCAACTACAAttaacaaaaatgaagaaaccGCTTGGAATAAAAGCGTTACACCACTAGGAAAAGTTTACTAATAAAATGCGATTATAACTTTGTCAACTCGGAAACCGGCGGCATTGAAAAGCGTCAGCGTTTAGCAACGAAAAAACTCTGAACTTACGTGGCGATAGCATTCATGCGTTGAAAATGCAGTATATCTCAGTCCCATAACACGCTCgattctaatttttttattacgtcATTTCTTCCACTCGACAATTCTGTCAAAATCTCTTTTTTTAGGATGTCATTCGATTTATTACTTATTAGtcttagaaataaatttaaattctattttatATCTGCGCAGAAAAAAATCCTAACATCCGCGTGAAGATtgtctcaaacttttttatcgcAAACTATTCTAAACATGACGGCGAAAACACTGACTTTACGTAAGTTTCTAGGTGAACAATTCTAATactatattttaaacatatttttaattgatacAAAAGTTcgctaaaataaaaatattttgaaaatgccAATCCGAAAATCAAATTTCAACAGCCAAAAATCTCAACCTGTGTTCCATGTTGTGCATCTCCAAGATGAGATGGTTAGTGTCGCGCGACGGTTGTTTTGTGGCGTTTTACAAGCAGGTCGTTACTAGATTAGGTTCGTTGAATACCGTATCGTCTTCGCTTATAAGGTGCCAAAGTTAGCACTGTCGTGACTGTAAATAGTCCGGCGCAGTAAATATTGTATATGACAATTGGCTGGAATTGAGACAAAAGGAAATATGGGTCAATCACTGTTGGTAACTGTAGCTTTTGCTTGTCTGATTGCGCGGTGGGGAGTCGACGCTCTTTACTTTCATGTTGGTGAGAAAGAGAAAAAATGCTTTATCGAAGAATTGCCGGAAGATACAATGGTTACAGGAAAATACAAATCACAGCTGTGGGATAAACGCACTGAGAAATTCTTGGATTCTACTCCAGGAATGGGAATGCACGTTGAGGTAAAAGACCCTATGAACAAAGTGCTCTTGTCAAAAAGCTATGGGTCTGAAGGGGCTTTTACCTTTACCTCCCACACACCTGGTGAACACCAGATTTGCATACATTCTAACTCAACAAAATGGGCCCTGTTTGCAGGTGGAAAACTGAGAGTTCACTTGGATATTCTTGTCGGTGAACACACAAATGACTACTCAGAGATTGCTGCCAAGGATAAATTGACTGAACTTCAGCTTCGTGTCCGACAGCTTCTGGATCAAGTGCAACAAATCCAAAAGGAGCAAGACTACCAACGTTACAGAGAAGAACGATTCAGAATAACTAGCGAGACTACAAATTCCAGAGTGTTGTGGTGGTCTATCGCCCAAACTGCTGTTTTAGTTATTGCTGGAATGTGGCAAATGAGGCATTTAAAAGGCTTCTTCGAGGCAAAAAAGCTGGTTTAGCTTCCATTGCACATTTAAACTTATTGCTAGGCAAAAATTATCCCACCCAGGaactttatatataatattctgtTCAGATATGCTTGTTGCTAAATATTGGCATAAACTCAAAACAAAATGCTGCATACACACAAGTCTGTGAAAGTTTTAACCGAATGTCAATGAAATTTGTAGTCTGTGATTATTCCCTCTTGTAGGTTTAGGTGGATTTATTAAACGGTGTCCTTATTACTACTTTGGCTAGGAGTAAAACAATGACCAAGTCTCCATAACCTTCCACTCCTACCTAATTGACACATTATCATAGCCTTTTAGCTGATGTTTATTACCAAAGCTGCTGAAAATGTTGGACACCAACGAGTGAACTTAGGTGTggattatttattgatatatcataattgttttattataattcataTTTGGCAATTTTTACGGTATGGGAATGAAGTTtcacaataatataaaaatattaaatcttttttGCTTGTTATGATGCACCAAGATATTTTAGTAGCTTCTCCTTGAGGGTAGACATATGGACTTCCATCTGAAATAAATTATGAACATTACCTATTGCTGATATCATTATTTCCGATCACCAGCAAAAATAGTTTCTAGTCCCGTCATACCTTGATTGTTGTatttaaatttctcaaaaatagtATTCCATTTTCGAATATGCTAGTGGGCAGTATTATTGAAAACGGAGCCCCAAGTTCATCTACATCAGTTAATGTCAGTTGTCTTGACATCCCATTCCAACAAGTGACATTTATTGACCTTAGCATAGTGCAGACTTCTCCAGTCAGCTAGAAAACAGTTTATATACATCAACACCATCTGGTAGAAAACAGCACAGTGGGAGCCAAATCTGTCGATCGCTAACCTGTGTTATTGTAGTGAAGTCCTTGTCACTGCTTTCGCATTCATGCAGCACAACCACTTTGACTGGAGCTAATTTTGGATGAAGCTTGAGATATTGATGATTATCTCTGAATCACAAACACATGCTGCTGAAATTTTAGGCCCAGAATATAAGTACACACATTTTTCTATTAGGAGGTCGAAGAATAACCTAttattagctattttggggggAATGACATATTTAAACCTTATTCCATATGCATCTGCCATGACTGCTCTGAAAATCTGTTGCAAATCCAAGGAGAATATGGTACACCCACTCTCCAAGCCTTTCtgaaattaaaacataattttatattttgcattgaatcAGCCGAGCACTTTATTTTTCTCATTCAAACCTGTTCCGGATATTCCCTCATATCTTGCAAACAAAAAGTGTCATCGTcactttcatataaaattttttgATGTTCAACGACACCGTCATTATTCTTTCCTCCACATAATTTCACTCTGGCTGGCTTGTTGAAATACTGCAATTCcaaaatatcaaaactaaaaATCACAGTTTGACTTTGTCACAGATAATATTAAACCTTACATTTTTTATGAATCTTATTTGTTCAATTTGGATTTCTTGAACCTCTTCTTTACTACTTGTAGACTGTCTCGACAGTGCAATCAGTAATTTTCGTTTGGTTCTgcaacacatatatatatgttgtgaAAAATGAGAAGTCATGGATGAACAGATAAAAATAACAGACATATACATACTCATCTGAGGATTCTTCTTTAAAATTCACAGCAGCAACAAAGTGTTTTGGGAGTGGAATCAATTTCCTGAATtctttcataattttgtcatccCAATCGCCATTTAATCTATAAAAAATAGTCACCAGTGATTTAGAATAATCCacctataaatattattttcttcaaccAATTGTACACTCTATCTTAGCTATGATATACCTTGATAAATTCAGTTCATTTATTTGAATCTTGCCGAAGGGTAAAAATTTTTTCCATTCTGCTTCCCAGTTTTTAATCACCACATTTCCGAGTGTATTCAATTTAAAGTATGATCTGCTAACTGCATCATTTTCCGAATGGATCACATAGTTATTTTTTACTAAATGACTGACGAGTGGGCTTGCAGATGTCCAACTGGCAATGTTATGACAAACAGTTATCCAGTGAAAACTTTTCGGTAATGTTTTTAACTTTAGTGGTCTAGTGAGTTGGTGAGCTACAGGCATGAGACGGTGTGGTAAAGACTACATACCAGCACTGTAATAGAATGAAAGCAATTTTATCAAAGATAAGcgagaattcacagtaaatttTATGCTGTACATGTGTTTCAAACTGATCAAAAGTACAGCCATCTGCAAGAAACTACAGTCTAAAAAagttatttgattcatatatGGAAATGATCCGATTGTTCAATTCAAGGTCCAAGCAATGCACTTGCCCCTATATGGGAATTTATATATTGAGAATGTGCTTCAAAAAGCGGTTCACTATATCATCTTATTATCAAATTGGTAGGTCAACCGCATCGATAGCGATAAAAACTCAGCGATTGTTTATAtcataaatgtattattttttcaatattcggTTTTTCAGTTGCTTCGGAAAGTCCTGACACATTAATGGCAATTTTGCCTTTAGTTTTTCCAGCTTCTAACATTTCGAAAGCCATGGGTACATCttgaaaattaaatgttttatgTATAACCGTTTGAATTAATCCTTCATCAACAAGTTTTGCAACTTCCAGTAATGCAAGTCTGTCGGGAGCAAAATATGcccatttaattttaatattattccgAAATAGACTCGTCTTTAGATATGAAGTAGCTGATGTGGATAAACCAAACAACAGACCATAGTCATCAGTATTTTGCACAAGAGGTGACTTTAAAGTCACATATGTTCCACCATTATGCAACATACTTTTTGCATGCTCTGGATTAGATGACCCAACAATATCAAATACAAGGTCATATCTTGGTTCCTCCAAAATTCGTTCATTGAAATCTGGCAAGGTATAATCAAAACAATCGGCAGCACCAAGACTTGAACATAATGAATTGCTTTTTTCACTGCATGTAACTGCAACATGGAACCccttgttttttaaatattgtatagCAAAAGTTCCTATACCGCCTGCCCCTCCGAGCAATAAAACACGTTTACCAGTGGCATTCttaatgaaatttttcaaagcGGATGTCACAGTCAACGCTACATATGGAAGTGTTGCAGCTTCTATATGACTCAAAGTGGCAGGTTTCTGACTGATACAGTTAAAGTCAACGCAAATCCAGTCTGCAAAAGAGCCATTCCGAAAAAGTTGCTGAGCCCCAAACACTTCGTCTCCTGGGACAATATCGTGTACACCTGAACCAACATCTACTACAGTACCAGAAAAATCACGACCTAAAATCAAGGGAAATTCTGTATAATCACCCATCTTAATGAAATGACTGAATGGTTCTAAAAGAAAGTTCCTCCGaaaattgaaaagattttttccATACCCTCGACAGATAGCTAAATCTATGGGATTTATACTTGCGGCATGAACCTTCACCAAAACTTCATTTGgtttgtaaactgcttgtcgcATTCGAGCATGTCTGGCATCCCAAGATTGGAATTTTTGGTAGTTCACATTTATCACATCTTTTTTAAGTTCATTCTTTGGTAATCCATACTTTTCAATAATCCAGCAGTCTGTATACTCTGGCTTTTTAAATCCCCTATTTTCAAACTCTGCCCAGGTTTGGAACTCTTTATGTCTCTCAACTTCTCCTTCTTTCCAAAGTCTTTTTAAGTAATTGGATATTTTCCTTTCGCAAGCAAGGTATCCATGCTGTACAGTGCATAAAGAAAGAGAATAATGGCTTGTCCTGTGTAACATCAGCATCCCCCACTgtccagactggattccatggcaggtgcacgcccgagggcgctagcgctccgcaaaaatgcacgcgagcgaaatcaattttgcacgccgaaaatttgcaattgctcaccaatgtaaatcggtttaaatggttttaaaatcaataatccagaaatataaagatgccaaaattttatacctccacaattgtcgacaaataccagcttgcaagatttggtctgatcgaaatattgcgaagcaaaaagaccatggacctttccccaacctttgacccgtgAAAAATTCCTCTTattgttacgtccttttttgcatcttgctgattggccaatgtcacgaagtaccggtaaacaaagaagtcgatgctcggggaaaggtccatatcgtgttgaatgataggaaataggaatcccgtgagaatagttatggacgaaaagatcgcctccgcaccaatggccaagtacggctctgattcagcgtatttttcatacaatatttttacacgaatgtactgaacagtaccggtatctaaagttgctcaaacactcccaaaattagtgacaaagtatgaaaatattgtttggggtcaaaggtcaaacgtccattttgctctaatttgacgtattttttatccattaattctacgtaaaaacactaccaaaattaatgacaaagtatgtccattttgctctggttcaacgtattttttatccaataattttacgcggatgtactgaacagtaccggtatccaaagtcgcacaaacactctcaaaattagcgacaaactgtagaaataatgtttggggtcaaaggtcaaacgttcattttttctctgattcaacgtattttttatccgataccggcaattttacgcggatgtattgagaggtatctgatgtcaaagtcagttgcacgcgagtgcagttgttttgcacgtcgtgagctataattgcacgccaggaattcttatttgcacgcgggaatttctgattgcacgcccgatttctcgttcaaaaaggccatgaaatccagactggcccACTGTCAGGCTGTAAAACTACCAGCCGCCGATACCGGTACCGGCAGCTTACGACTGAAGTTAACAATGCTCTGTAGGCTATGTCAGTATATAGAAATAACATATCCTGTTACAACTTACAAGGACTTTGGACTTGAGAAAAAcagataccggtaccgttatatatatatatagttaataGTAGGTACCCGTGCTGGCAAAGCGCCACATGTGCACGTAGCTCGTTTCAAAGAAATCACTCAACTTGATAATGCAAAATGCATTGGGTTTGTTTAACATATGACCTGGGGATTTCAATTAAACTAAATAGAAATTTACCGTATATTCAAATGTTAGTACAACTCTGGGTGACCCGCCaaagtaaattatttaatttttttttttatatgtgttGATATAAGTATACAATAAGGTTCATCATCCAATATGGTCCCCATCATTATTATTGTATGTTCCATTCAGAATTAGTATTCATAtcattaatataatcaaatatttaggTTATTAACAATAGTTACATAAACATATACATAATTCTTCGCCTTCGCTATTTATGTACGATTGTACCCCAAAGTTTTTCACGTCCTCTATTAGCCTGTAAACATGTTCCAAATGGTCTTCTCGGCATTGGTCCAATTGGAGGCGGCGCTACATCCGCTGCGCAAATTCTTCCATCACTGGAACGCCC encodes:
- the LOC120338507 gene encoding NAD(P)H oxidoreductase RTN4IP1, mitochondrial-like; the encoded protein is MLMLHRTSHYSLSLCTVQHGYLACERKISNYLKRLWKEGEVERHKEFQTWAEFENRGFKKPEYTDCWIIEKYGLPKNELKKDVINVNYQKFQSWDARHARMRQAVYKPNEVLVKVHAASINPIDLAICRGYGKNLFNFRRNFLLEPFSHFIKMGDYTEFPLILGRDFSGTVVDVGSGVHDIVPGDEVFGAQQLFRNGSFADWICVDFNCISQKPATLSHIEAATLPYVALTVTSALKNFIKNATGKRVLLLGGAGGIGTFAIQYLKNKGFHVAVTCSEKSNSLCSSLGAADCFDYTLPDFNERILEEPRYDLVFDIVGSSNPEHAKSMLHNGGTYVTLKSPLVQNTDDYGLLFGLSTSATSYLKTSLFRNNIKIKWAYFAPDRLALLEVAKLVDEGLIQTVIHKTFNFQDVPMAFEMLEAGKTKGKIAINVSGLSEATEKPNIEKIIHL
- the LOC120338509 gene encoding transmembrane emp24 domain-containing protein 4-like, whose amino-acid sequence is MGQSLLVTVAFACLIARWGVDALYFHVGEKEKKCFIEELPEDTMVTGKYKSQLWDKRTEKFLDSTPGMGMHVEVKDPMNKVLLSKSYGSEGAFTFTSHTPGEHQICIHSNSTKWALFAGGKLRVHLDILVGEHTNDYSEIAAKDKLTELQLRVRQLLDQVQQIQKEQDYQRYREERFRITSETTNSRVLWWSIAQTAVLVIAGMWQMRHLKGFFEAKKLV
- the LOC120338508 gene encoding uncharacterized protein LOC120338508 encodes the protein MPVAHQLTRPLKLKTLPKSFHWITVCHNIASWTSASPLVSHLVKNNYVIHSENDAVSRSYFKLNTLGNVVIKNWEAEWKKFLPFGKIQINELNLSRLNGDWDDKIMKEFRKLIPLPKHFVAAVNFKEESSDETKRKLLIALSRQSTSSKEEVQEIQIEQIRFIKNYFNKPARVKLCGGKNNDGVVEHQKILYESDDDTFCLQDMREYPEQKGLESGCTIFSLDLQQIFRAVMADAYGIRDNHQYLKLHPKLAPVKVVVLHECESSDKDFTTITQLTGEVCTMLRSINVTCWNGMSRQLTLTDVDELGAPFSIILPTSIFENGILFLRNLNTTIKMEVHMSTLKEKLLKYLGAS
- the LOC120338510 gene encoding ER lumen protein-retaining receptor 2 encodes the protein MNIFRLTGDLSHLLAIMILLAKIWKTRSCAGISGKSQVLFALVFATRYLDLFTNFISAYNSVMKIIYISCAFATVYLIYIKFKATYDGNHDTLRLEFLIVPVGGLAFLVNHEFSPLEILWTFSIYLESVAILPQLFMITKTGEAETITTHYLFALGMYRALYLVNWIWRYYFEGFFDLIAIVAGCVQTILYCDFFYLYVSKVLKGKKLSLPA